A genomic window from Micromonospora violae includes:
- a CDS encoding SAM-dependent methyltransferase, which produces MPDGLPTEIDLTRPSAARVYDYFLGGAHNFEIDRQLAEQIASMTPNLAATMRSGREFLRRAVRALLDAGIDQFLDIGSGIPTVGNVHEVAQGVNPKARVVYVDIDPVAVAHSRELLAGNELTGVIHADLRDPERILAETRRLGLIDFSRPVGILLAGVVHFIPDADGPEAILATLRDAAAPGSFLVISHSTFEDQPQEMLDAQRLSARTDTEITLRSRAQVTGFFGDWTVLEPGVVHMPLWRPDSPSDVDEHPERFGAFGAVARYDQPAG; this is translated from the coding sequence GCGGCCCGGGTGTACGACTACTTTCTGGGTGGGGCGCACAACTTCGAGATCGACCGGCAGTTGGCCGAGCAGATCGCCAGCATGACCCCGAATCTCGCCGCCACCATGCGGTCCGGTCGGGAGTTCCTCCGCCGGGCCGTCCGGGCGCTGCTCGACGCCGGCATCGACCAGTTCCTCGACATCGGTTCCGGAATTCCCACCGTGGGCAACGTGCACGAGGTGGCGCAGGGGGTCAACCCCAAGGCCCGCGTGGTGTACGTCGACATCGACCCGGTGGCCGTCGCGCACAGTCGGGAGCTGCTCGCCGGCAACGAGCTGACCGGGGTCATCCACGCCGACCTGCGTGACCCGGAGCGGATCCTCGCCGAGACCCGACGGCTCGGGCTGATCGACTTCAGCCGACCGGTGGGCATCCTGCTGGCCGGGGTGGTGCACTTCATCCCGGACGCCGACGGGCCCGAGGCGATCCTGGCCACCCTGCGGGACGCCGCCGCGCCGGGCAGTTTCCTGGTCATCTCGCACTCCACCTTCGAGGACCAGCCACAGGAGATGCTGGACGCCCAGCGCCTCTCCGCCCGTACCGACACCGAGATCACCCTGCGCTCCCGCGCACAGGTCACCGGCTTCTTCGGCGACTGGACCGTCCTGGAGCCGGGCGTGGTGCACATGCCGCTCTGGCGCCCGGACTCACCGTCCGACGTGGACGAGCACCCGGAGCGGTTCGGCGCCTTCGGTGCCGTCGCCCGGTACGACCAGCCCGCCGGCTGA